Below is a window of Quercus robur chromosome 6, dhQueRobu3.1, whole genome shotgun sequence DNA.
AACTGCAGTAGTTAACTACTtgatttgaaagtattagaatgtTTGATGACGaatgttttgatgaattctatgctaaattgaaagATATTGTTAACTCTgtttataatttgggtgaaatttatgatcaacctaaggttgttaggaagattcttagatccttGACTAaggattttagacccaaagttACTATCATCattgaaagcaaggatgtggactccatccctgttgatgagcttgtaggattTCTCCAGTCCTATGAGCTAGACCTACCCaagacaaacaaatccaaatcaatggctcttaagtcagttgatgggaatgaatttgatgatgaactcaCTACTACTGAGATTGCATATCTTGTcaagaattttagaaaatttcttAGGAACAACAACAGAAAAGCAAGAGGCAAAAACAATGCTAAACCTaggaattttaaaatgaatgaatCCACTAAAGTGAACAATACTGATAAACCTAAAGAGAAAGTAGGTCAAACCTCTAATAATTCCATGGGTCAAtaatgttttggttgtcaagggtatggtcatgtgaaatcaTAATGTCTTACATTCttgagatcaaagggtaaagctatggctgtaacccttaatGACGAAGAAGTTTATGATCATGAGtctggtagtgatgaggatggaaacttcattgctttcatagctactgctgtagttgatgaaagtgttgttGCTGATGAGAACCCTTTTGATGGGAAACTCACTAAATGTGCTGATTTGCAAGATGCTTATAACAAACTTTGTAAGGTTGCTGCAAaagatgctatgaatgttgactTAGATCTAAAGAAAATTGATTCTCTTGAATTggataagaaaaatttgttgttgaaGTTGTTTGATGCAAATGAATTGATTGATaaagtgaaaactgaaaacatgttgtTACTTGATAAAGTTAGAATTTGGAACAtgaattatctgttgctagagaatAAACAAATAGgactgctagttctaaacttgaaaACATGTTGAGTATTCAAAAGTCTCCCTTAGACAAAACTGGTCTAGGTTTTGCTAATAGCATCTCTGTGTCTGAaactcattccacaaactttgtttcttcttctaagCCCCCCCATGAGTGAAATTGTCAAACCTTtagaagttacacctcctaggaagattagggttgatcttaaaGAGTCTAAGCCTAAGAATTCTACCCTTCCTAAGGATAAGTTACATAATAGACCTTtgtgggtttgtcatttttgtggaaagactggaTATATTCGTCTAAACGgtttcaagttgcaagctgcaaagcgagcaaataagccaaaagtacTTGTGCCTCAAGTACAAGATcttatggtacttattggtgagttCGTAAAGGcattaaacctttattccaatcctagaGTTGCTCATCATTCTAATATGAACAATAACTCCAATGCTAGagttgcatctaaaaggttttggatgtaAAAGACTCAATCTAATTGAATCTTTCTCACATGTTCCTTGTGCTTCATCTctctactctttgtgaccattcttctttgttattttattttctttgtttttaagatttgcattgcataacattcatgcatatcatgataggttgtttttgttatttttttcaaaaaaaaaaaaaaaaaaaaaagaggaaaaggaagaaaaaatgttttttgcattatttttcttggatttataatcaaggttggccatattatctttacataacatgtttatgtaccttgtttagtatggatgagcttattttactgcattttattagttttagctttgtagtgcatgttgtgtaagagttgtttatagttgttgatcacatgatcttaatcttgaagtcacatactTTTGATTGTAAGaactaaaaaattctaagagaaagacataaataaccatctcaccactgtttactagccaatcatgaataccttagtgcatatcatataattttgtgcttgagaaagtgtagcacatgcacaaaaagagtATAAGGTGTAACCTCggtttaaataattaaattggtaTGTACATTATTGGgttataataaattcaaattgaagtaaaattggtgtgtacattatgaggcaaattaagaaacttacatgattgcaagcttgttttctaggagatgtgagagttatatgatgtaactctttaggtgatagtcactttcaaacttatgtgatgaattttgtaaaaattgtgattGATCACTATTTACTTATCAGCTCAAATGTATCTCATGCTATTGCTAGTTGTACACACTACACAatttattctttgctaaacttagtacattatattgtgtgtgatcttgttgtgatCATCCAAGATTAAACGTTCCttaattttaatgcaaaatatgttttaatGTTTGAGCTTTGAGgtcaaattgattaaaaatcttgtttttggaagatccgggttgaattcaagtgtttttgaaaaacttttcttctcatactcatgcattttattcataatacaatgtgctttgaggagtttttgcattaaaatgctctatttttcaaaaaactgatttttccagattttcgatcgatcgaacctgtTGCTTGACCAATCGAAAATGCGATAAAAACTATGGTTACAATCTGCCTGGCTTGATTGGTGCTGGATCGATCGAAATTGCTTTTCAATCGATCAAATCTAATTTTCTACTGATCGAAAATCGGtcaatgattttttaaaaaggtttttCTCTCACGTGTTCATCACACTATTCATACTTTTTCAAAAGCTTTTTGACTTCTCTTGCTCGACCGATCCAATCTCAGCAAAGTTTGTCGTTTTCTTCCTAAATTTTCTTAAGGTTTTTGTCTTCTAGTGCTTGTAAGTCACTATtaacccttctttttctttttctttttttttttcttttttttttttaaaacatttttcatgcatttacatgcatttttctctaaaaattttgaacataggatttttgattttagggttgtttttaatcatatttgatcattgggtttttgtcTCTAGATGATATTAACATGATTCCCATGCTTTAAGTTGATTAAATTTGTGGTTTCGgacaaatttgaaattctagggcttgaaactacatgaaattggggtttttgttcaattgggcTTAATTTGGTAAAATTGACTTGTTTAATTGATTGATTATATCATTATATGATGATTTCTATCTAGTGTAATGATTAATTACTCAATTTGGTTAAATTTTCGAAATTGGATTTTTCacaatttggggattttgttctaAAACTTTATGTTCAAGTCAATTGTTGGTTCATAAAGTAAAATTGAACTGTTTTCAacgcattagagcatgcatcatttgTTCATTCatgtcatgcatcatatagattgttattttctatattttgttgCTCTAACTCTCTCTaatgcagtctgcccttggttttgttttctttctttggtttctgtTTCTGTCTATCCTTTCCAACCcttagcatcatggttaggaagactagagccaatAAGAAAACCACCTCCACCTTTACCCCTGCCTTTGATAGTGATaggttttggtttgaaaaaaaccaagaaacctATGAGAAGCTTATCATTTTTAAGTCTGTTTGGGCTGAGAGAAAAGTCTTTTTAGATGAGTTAGATCTGGAGATTAGGAGGAACTTTGAGCGTAGGGGTTGGTTACCTTTATTGGATATTTCTCATCCTCCTTCGGCTACCTTGATTAGGAGGAACTTTGAGCGTAGGGGTTGGTTACCTTGATTGGATATTTCTCATCCTCCTCCGGCgaccttgattagagagttttatTCAAACATCTCTGTCCACTTCGATAATTCCAACACTCACTATGTGATGAGTTGGATAAGGGGTGAAGAGTATACCATTACTCTTTCAGTAGTGGCCTCTGCTTTTAGGGTACCTTTGGTACGACAGCCAGTCTACCCTTATGATGAGACCCCTCCTcttgatgacattatgtcatatCTCACCGGTACTTCCATTTAGTGCGGTACTAATCCTCGTATCACCTCCCATGAGCTTACTAAGATTCATTATTTGTTTTTCCGGATTTCTTGTCATTTTATTTGGCCCATCTCTCACTTGCACACCATTCTTATTGAGCGATGTGCAATTTTGTATGCCCTTGTGACTGATGCTCCTATGAGTTTTCCTACTCTTTTCATTCGTTCCTtggttgaggttcataggagtagttctgTAGCACATGGtcttttcttccctatttttataCATAGGATTTTGTTACATCTAGGTTTAGAGGATTTTCCCACAACTGAGCCCATACATATtatagctcccataggtgccaccttccttaggtAGAGAGCAGATCAGATGAAAGCTAGCTCTAAATGCCCTAGAGTAGAGACTTCCATAGGTGCTACAGCTCAACCTCCTTCTTCAGGTGACCGTACTACTGAGGCTTATGTTGATCCTCCACCCTCTTCTTCGGGTGATTCATCCATTCGGAGTATGTTAGATACTGTTATGACCATTCAAGCGACGCATGGACAGCTTTTGGTGGATGTGCTCACGGAGCTTCAGGCTTTGTGTGCGGATTTGGCGAGTGTTTGACTATCTTCTCCACCatctccttttgatgatgagccTTGATTGCCCTTTGCcaattcgtcacaaaaaggggagtacatagatggagatATGGggagattttgagtttttggagctttggagctttagattgtatctaggtgcttcatgatgtatttatttttatgagttgTATATGTTAAGGGGAGAaactttgttttatgtttttatttctattattgTTTCTTGCTTCACATGTGCTACATTAgctattaatttatattatgaggttatttatgatatatgtcttttatttttctgttttgtgaaatcaataatttattttgttttacttgtattttccacacatgtgtttatgtgtttgttgagtgtttcaggaatatACAGGTTTATTTAGTCGTGTTGCTGTCTACACTGGCAACGGATaaatagtagttaggttgaattgtttattgggcttttttgtaactttgagcatttcaattttgttatgtgttttgtcatggattgccaaagggggagtttgttaggttctaagactttaggatctaaatgtattaaaacttcaatatgtaatgttggcaaaccatgatcaaaacttagagtctagatttaggctgctcaaagtgtgtttatgtgtaaagttggaatcgagtaattacaggaaattactattcaaattttgcaaggcttgatcaatcgaaaattagactcgatcgatcaaaactcgtgtagattgtttttgctgcagaatttccaacttatcccaagcccatatgacatgtagggttttatgttttgcttcaagtataaaaggaaaaactctagccacgttttagaaGTGGTTgatatgttgtgtgtgtgaatcttttgtgagatctagaggtgtttaccttcatacatgCTTAGAGttgtcaagatcaagattgatgtcaagaacttggtgatctctTCGGTTGCtatttcaagagcttaaagaaaacacaagtgagAGTACTTATGGTTGCTGTGGATCAAGAAAAGAAGTAGTCCGTAGACTCGGAGCTGtcatgtggtcgtggtagtaagttttctactcgaggtagcaataggatgttagtggtctaaatcttattgtaaaacttcaattctttcacagtggatctattttaccttgaggatagctaggtttaatcttccccaggttttttaccggtttagttttcctgagttatcatatcgttgtgttctttatatttccacaTTTTtcacatgatatgatttacttgtgttaacctagatatgaataatttatctaagtaattacttggctaaataactaggttaaacaacttgtgttttaaggggacTAAAAACCTACACTCCCAAATATAGTCCTTTAAccctttaaacaaaaaataataataataatgataacccaaacaacaacaaaattaggctaaacaacaacaaatgaacaaaagattcaacaaaaaaaataaaaacccaaatagtaataataataaacctaaaTAACAGTAAAAATAGCCCATACAATAGGATTAGGCCAAATAACAACAACTGAATAAAATATTCAACCAAAAGttcattcaaaaacaaaaacaaaaacaaaaaattaaaattaaaatctttaattataaaaatttgtaaactGTTCAGCCCataactttaaaaataattataaaaatttgtaaactGTTCAGCCCATAACTTTAAAAATAAtccataatttctttttttttttcctagaaaaTGATACTAAGAGAGATATTGTGGCCATGAGTTCTCCTAGGTTGTGTTGGTAGCTTTGCTCTATTGGGCTTTTTTGTCGCAATAGTTTTGCTCTCATTGGTGGCACAGCTCATAGTCATAGTGgctatcatctctctctctctctctctctctctctctctctctcataatttTGGATTCTCTATCAATTTATTACTCTCATAACTCTCATTAGTCactttttgcctttttattttgttagtagaagaaattgtaaatttaatatatttgtgtcttttttttatgTCGAAAtattcaagttttctttttgaTCACTCTAAAAAAATTCCTGGAGCTACCACTAAAAGCGATGTTAGGTTCTAACTAGATTTTAATAACATGATAGCATGCTTTGAAATTCTCtataagtttttctttctttctttctttcttaaaaaaaaaaataaaataaaaattctattttgtttaagttaatttgattttttttttaaagaaaaattttaggaCCACAACCAATTTAACACCAATTTTTACAACTATCCTATATGACAGACTATGACTGACTACCTATCACTTTAACTTGGATCCACCATTCATAGATAGCCATATCAAGATAGTTGTAAAACTTGATGAAGGTTTAGTTATGGTCCTAgaatgactcttttttttttttttttttttttaaagcataatttttttttattatcatcattaaccacattaatatttttcatccaTTATTTAACAATAGTAACTATTTTGAAACAATATCAAAAGATTATAAACAAAATTGACACATTTAAAAGGTTAAgaagtattttgaaaaaatatgacAAATTTATTTACAGTGTGTTTGAAAAGGgtggaaaggaagagaaaatatgGAAAAATGATGGAACAAGGATAAGAAATTACAAATGTtctaatatatgaatttctctaTCATTAATAAGGGCACATAggtaaaaataatcatttttattttctcttccttttgcaaaccaaataaaagaaatataggATTCTCACATTTCCTTCTTTTCTGTTTTACCTATATCCAAACacatctctgatggttgtataagagatctggggttcaatccccgcctacaccaaaaactgattggtgtcttggtctgataataaagagctattatcaggagcggacgccataggttaaaactctctctctctcccaaaaaaaaaaaaaaaaaaaaaaaaaaaacaacaaacataGTATTAATGTCATCAGCCCGTGATTTGGGTGTACTGTTTCCCGTCCACCGACAAAGTCACACTATTTTCTGAATGCGGGACCTGCTTTTCTAAGTTAACGGGTTTTGGTAAACCGTGATGTAACATGCAGGAGCCGTAATTTAGATTTGTGCCACAATTTACGGACCTTGAATGGAAAGAGACACATTTCCTTCTGACTAAGCACTCTTGAAAAGAATAATTAGaaacatttaatataaataaataaatagaaacaaataaaaaacaaaacagatagaattctttttttttggtaaaaaaacgATAGAATTCTGTAATAAAATATGGAAAATGTTCTGGAGTGTTTTTAGGGTATTATtagttaacaatctattttagaaaaattttgatattatttttataaaaaatgaaaaaaatctatcaaaatattaattattttttctttttttataaatttttttaactgaatGGTTAATTAATACCTAACAAAACTCGTtcgaataaaatataataaaaaaaagtaattctgACACACagtaatttcttttcttttcttttttgtacttttagtttctcaaaaaagtaACGGACGTTTGCTCCCTACTTTGCACAAATCCAAACCCAGTTCTCGTCATCCAACGGACGCCACTCAATCGATCATTAAATCATTACCCACAAAGTTAATTTTGTATTCTTTCCCCATTCAGCTTATCGCACGGCATCATTAGCGCAATCTCACCCTATGCCTATACACTTCTCAGCTATCAGAAAATCATAACATATTTTTTGGCAAGTGAATGAGAGTTAATTGATCTGCATTGATTTCCCTGGAAAATCCCTTCAAGAGGAGAGAGAGCATATGGAGAAATCAATGACCGGAAAATGCTCTCATCAACTCTGGTTAGTCATCCTAATTCTCTCTGTTCTATGCCTTATATTGTTCAGTTTCGATTATTCAATTATGATGGGTGCCAACAATGAGGTAGCCTTTTCAGTCAAACAACTAAACCCACTTACTATTGTCGAAAACCAAACCAATTCTGCCACCAATCAGTCTTTCACCGACCAAAGTTTAGGAACATACAGTGATATAGATCCCTGCTCGGGGAGATACATATATGTACATGATCTTCCTAGCCGATTCAACCATGACTTGCTCAAGAATTGTCGGTCACTTACCAGAGGAACCAACTCTAATATGTGTCCCTACATGGCAAACTTAGGTATTGGTCCAGAGATTGAGAATTCCCAAGGGGTATTATCAAGCAAGAATTGGTTTTCCACAAACCAATTCTTGTTAGAAGTCATTTTCCACAATAAGATGAAGAGGTACGAGTGCTTGACCAATGATTCATCACTAGCTTCTGCGATATTTGTACCATTCTATGCTGGTCTTGATATTAGTCAATACCTTTGGAATCCAAACATATCGGTGAGAGACTCTTCTGGGAAAGACCTTCTCAAGTGGCTAACAGAAAGACCTGAGTGGAAGAGGATGTGGGGCAGAGACCATTTCTTTGTTGCAGGGAGGATTTCATGGGACTTCAGAAGAAAAACAGACGAATCTTCAGACTGGGGTACCAAGCTTAGGTTTTTGCCTGAATCCAAGAACATGACAATGTTGTCAGTTGAAGCAAGCTCTTGGAACAATGATTATGCAATACCATACCCAACAAATTTCCATCCTTTAAAAGACAGTGAAGTGCTGGAGTGGCAAAGGCGTATGAGAAGCCAAAACCGGAGTTATTTGTTTACTTTTGCAGGTGCACCACGTCCTGATCTCGAAAATTCTATTCGGGGTGTGGCTATTGAACAATGTAGAGCTGCAAGAGCTTGCAAATTTATAGATTGTAATGTTACTAATGGGAACAAATGTGATGATCCGGTTAGTGTTATGAGGGTGTTTAAGAGCTCGGTTTTTTGCTTGCAGCCTCCAGGGGATTCCTACACTAGGCGATCAATTTTTGACTCTATTTTGGCAGGTTGTATTCCGGTGTTCTTTCATCCGGGTACTGCTTACGCACAATATTTATGGCATTTACCAAGGAATGGTACCAAGTATTCTGTGTATATACCAGTGAAGGATGTGAAACTTTGGAAAGGCAATGTGGAGGAGATATTGCTTGGGATTTCGAAGGATAAAGAATTAGCCATGAGAGAGGAGGTTATAGGGCTTATTCCAAGGATAGTATATGCAAATCCCAGGTCTAAATTAGAGATTTTTGGGGATGCATTTGATGTAACGGTGGATGGAGTTCTTGAGAGAGTAGAGAGTCTTAGGAGATTAATTAGGGAGGGGAGGGATCCTAGTGTTGGTTTTGCAGATGGGGATGATTATAAGTATACTTTTTCTCAGTGGGAGAGATTTGAATAGAATCTCCATTATGAGGAAACCTTGTAGTAGCAActgtaagagaaaaaaaattcaatgagaACAGAGCAAATCTTATATTTACAATTATATCATTCAATGCAGTTATTCCTTCACTTCAGCTAGCTTTctgttttttcatatttttatttttgctgaatttcGCACAAGCTAAAAAACACAAGGTAATTCTACAGTATCCCGTACCCATTAGTAATAGTAGGTAACTCAccttatcaaattattaaaatataacatTTGATGGTTCTATCATCATATTGTAcaattttaatactatatgtgacagttcttttgtcacattcgatagtttctttattttttatcatatttaatggtttcattttcacattgtgtagttctaACGTCATATGTaacaattcttttgtcacatttggtgatttttttttttttttaatcacatttgacggttgtatcctcacattgtgcagttccaacatcacatttgacagtacttttgtcacatttggtggttttttttttttttttttttttttttttttttttttttttttttctcacatttggcaGTTTCTTCCTCACATTATGCATTTTTaacatcacatgtaacagtttttttgtcacatttggtagttcctttattttttctcgCATTTGATGAttccatcctcatattgtgcaaTTCTAACATTACATTTGATAGTactttttttcacatttggtggttttttttttcttatatttgatggttctattctcatattgtgcagtaccaacatcacatgtgattgtatttttgtcacattcggtgattcctttattttttgctCACATTTGATGATTTCATTGTCACATTAGGCAGTGAGAACATCACATTTGaccgtacttttgtcacataCAATGGTACCTTATttgtttctcacatttgatagttccatTATTACATTGGGTTGTATCAACATTACTTTTGaccgtacttttgtcacattcgttaataccctatttttttttctcacatttgaccgTTCGTCATACTGGGCAATACAAATATCACATTTGACTATATTTTTACATTTGGGCATATCACTAAagtcacttttttacttactaataattgCTCATCACaataacaatttttgaaaaaatttgtagcTCTAGCAAATACCGCTGAAACCCTCAACAATTTCTAGAATACTCttataacctaaaaaatgactgaaataatcacgaaacttaaaaaatgaccaaaatacccttagaacaaGAAAATGACCATAATGCCCCTGATACCTAAAGAATGTCTGAAATACCCTTAGTAcctcaaaaatgaccaaaatgaccccggaacctaaaaatgaccaaaatactcttgaaacataaaaaatgaccaaaataccctgatTCCCTCTAAAATTACCGGAATAcccttaaaatctaaaaaattatcaaaatacccttagaacctaaaaaatgattgtaataccatcaaaacctaaaaaatgattgaaagatTCATAGACACTAAAAAATGACTATAATGCTCCTGAAacataaaaatgaccaaaataccctcaaaactaaaaagaaaaaagaaaagaaaagagagaccaaaaattaccccccccccccccccccaccccaaactctctaaaattacaagaataagttatattttttgtattcttactgaaatttaaaagatgataagttATCTAAAAAAACTATCTAGCATGTATGGTTTTCAATAAGTTTGGTATGAGctcataatttcaaaataat
It encodes the following:
- the LOC126733415 gene encoding probable xyloglucan galactosyltransferase GT14 — its product is MEKSMTGKCSHQLWLVILILSVLCLILFSFDYSIMMGANNEVAFSVKQLNPLTIVENQTNSATNQSFTDQSLGTYSDIDPCSGRYIYVHDLPSRFNHDLLKNCRSLTRGTNSNMCPYMANLGIGPEIENSQGVLSSKNWFSTNQFLLEVIFHNKMKRYECLTNDSSLASAIFVPFYAGLDISQYLWNPNISVRDSSGKDLLKWLTERPEWKRMWGRDHFFVAGRISWDFRRKTDESSDWGTKLRFLPESKNMTMLSVEASSWNNDYAIPYPTNFHPLKDSEVLEWQRRMRSQNRSYLFTFAGAPRPDLENSIRGVAIEQCRAARACKFIDCNVTNGNKCDDPVSVMRVFKSSVFCLQPPGDSYTRRSIFDSILAGCIPVFFHPGTAYAQYLWHLPRNGTKYSVYIPVKDVKLWKGNVEEILLGISKDKELAMREEVIGLIPRIVYANPRSKLEIFGDAFDVTVDGVLERVESLRRLIREGRDPSVGFADGDDYKYTFSQWERFE